One Pectobacterium colocasium DNA segment encodes these proteins:
- the hemN gene encoding oxygen-independent coproporphyrinogen III oxidase encodes MSIPSVDWDLALIQKYNYSGPRYTSYPTALEFNEAYDEPAFQQAIVRYPQRPLSLYIHIPFCHRLCYFCGCNKLVTRQQHKADEYLDVLEQEIRQRAPLFAGRTVTQLHWGGGTPTYLNKAQISRLMSLLRELFSFSEQAELSLEVDPREIELDVLDHLRAEGFNRLSMGVQDFNKDVQKLVNREQDEDFIFALIERAKALCFTSTNIDLIYGLPKQTPESFAFTLQRVAELSPHRLSVFNYAHLPSLFAAQRKIKEADLPSAEQKLDILQQTIGSLTQSGYQFIGMDHFARPDDELAVAQREGKLHRNFQGYTTQGDSDLLGMGVSAISMIGDSYAQNQKELKQYYAQVKDKGNALWRGLQLTRDDCLRRDVIKTLICNFQLSYAPIEAEYTIDFKTYFEQDLALLAPLVADGLVDSQEDGLVVTPKGRLLIRNICMCFDVYLRSKLRTQQFSRVI; translated from the coding sequence ATGTCGATACCGTCCGTTGACTGGGATCTGGCCCTGATTCAAAAATATAACTATTCTGGGCCGCGTTATACGTCTTATCCCACAGCGTTAGAATTCAATGAAGCTTACGATGAGCCTGCGTTTCAACAGGCCATCGTCCGTTATCCGCAGCGACCGCTGTCGCTGTACATCCATATCCCTTTTTGCCATCGGCTGTGCTATTTCTGCGGCTGTAATAAGCTGGTTACGCGTCAGCAGCATAAAGCGGATGAGTACCTTGATGTGCTGGAGCAGGAAATTCGCCAGCGTGCGCCGCTATTCGCCGGGCGAACGGTGACGCAATTGCATTGGGGCGGTGGTACGCCAACCTACCTGAATAAAGCACAAATTAGTCGACTGATGTCACTGCTGCGTGAGCTGTTCTCTTTTTCCGAGCAGGCTGAGCTGTCGCTTGAAGTCGATCCACGAGAAATTGAGCTGGACGTCCTCGATCATCTGCGCGCCGAAGGGTTTAACCGCTTGAGCATGGGCGTTCAGGATTTTAATAAAGACGTTCAGAAGCTGGTCAATCGTGAGCAGGATGAAGACTTTATTTTTGCCCTTATTGAGCGGGCAAAGGCGCTGTGCTTCACCTCAACCAATATCGATTTGATTTACGGCCTGCCGAAGCAAACGCCGGAAAGCTTCGCTTTTACACTACAGCGCGTTGCGGAATTAAGCCCGCACCGGCTTAGCGTCTTTAACTATGCGCATTTACCCAGCCTGTTCGCTGCGCAGCGCAAGATCAAAGAAGCGGATTTACCGAGCGCGGAGCAAAAGCTGGATATTCTGCAACAGACGATTGGGTCGCTGACACAATCGGGCTATCAGTTTATCGGTATGGATCACTTTGCTCGCCCGGACGATGAACTGGCCGTGGCGCAGCGAGAAGGGAAGCTGCATCGCAATTTTCAGGGCTATACGACGCAGGGCGATAGCGATCTGCTTGGGATGGGGGTGTCTGCGATTAGTATGATCGGTGATAGCTATGCCCAGAACCAGAAGGAACTGAAGCAGTATTATGCGCAGGTTAAAGACAAAGGAAATGCCTTGTGGCGCGGGCTGCAATTGACGCGTGACGACTGCCTTCGTCGCGATGTGATTAAGACGCTAATTTGTAATTTCCAGCTTAGCTATGCGCCCATTGAAGCAGAATATACGATCGATTTTAAAACCTACTTTGAGCAGGATTTAGCGTTGCTGGCTCCGCTGGTGGCTGATGGGCTGGTGGATAGTCAGGAGGACGGGCTGGTGGTGACGCCGAAAGGACGTTTGCTGATCCGCAATATCTGTATGTGCTTTGACGTCTATCTGCGTAGCAAGCTCAGAACACAGCAGTTTTCCCGCGTGATTTAG
- the yihI gene encoding Der GTPase-activating protein YihI, with protein sequence MNRPVKGAADKAGKPKVKRKTREELEREARDRKKDKKHRGHAAGSRTQEKASTDQRSGQRKAADPRIGSKKPVQLGVLDSAIEKPKPKSKPSAPVEKVVAAKPAMSPEEELEMLENDSRLDALLDRLDSGETLSAKDQSWVDETLDRIDILMEELGIELGDDDEEEQQEDMLQLLKRNNPKDAF encoded by the coding sequence ATGAACCGACCTGTCAAAGGGGCTGCCGATAAGGCAGGAAAACCCAAAGTAAAAAGAAAGACTCGCGAAGAGTTAGAGCGCGAAGCGCGCGATCGGAAGAAAGATAAAAAGCATCGTGGCCACGCGGCGGGTAGCCGAACTCAGGAAAAAGCGTCCACCGACCAGCGTTCTGGTCAGCGTAAAGCAGCCGATCCACGTATTGGTAGTAAAAAACCTGTACAGCTTGGCGTGTTAGACAGCGCCATTGAGAAACCGAAGCCAAAATCGAAGCCTTCTGCGCCTGTAGAGAAAGTCGTTGCTGCCAAGCCGGCAATGTCACCCGAAGAAGAGCTGGAAATGTTAGAAAACGATTCACGTCTGGATGCTTTATTAGATCGTCTGGATAGCGGTGAAACGCTGAGCGCCAAAGATCAGTCATGGGTTGATGAAACGCTGGATCGTATCGATATCCTGATGGAAGAGCTTGGCATTGAGCTGGGTGATGATGACGAAGAAGAACAGCAGGAAGATATGTTGCAGCTTTTAAAACGCAATAATCCGAAAGACGCGTTCTAA
- the yihA gene encoding ribosome biogenesis GTP-binding protein YihA/YsxC: protein MTQQYNYHMTRFIISAPDIRHLATDSGIEVAFAGRSNAGKSSALNTLTNQKNLARTSKTPGRTQLINLFEVTDGVRLVDLPGYGYAEVPEQMKIKWQRALGEYLQKRNSLKGLVVLMDIRHPLKDLDQQMIQWAVDVELPVLVLLTKADKLASGARKAQLNTVREAVLPFMGDIQVEAFSSLKKLGVDKLRQKLDNWFSTLEHAEEEQEAE, encoded by the coding sequence GTGACCCAGCAATATAACTACCACATGACGCGTTTTATCATCAGCGCCCCGGATATTCGCCATCTGGCAACAGATAGCGGTATTGAAGTGGCCTTTGCTGGGCGCTCTAACGCCGGAAAATCCAGCGCGCTGAACACGCTGACCAACCAGAAGAACCTGGCACGAACCAGTAAAACGCCAGGTCGTACCCAGTTGATCAACCTGTTCGAGGTGACCGACGGCGTGCGTTTGGTCGATCTCCCCGGCTATGGCTACGCCGAAGTGCCCGAGCAAATGAAGATCAAATGGCAACGTGCGCTCGGTGAATACCTGCAAAAGCGTAACAGCCTGAAGGGACTTGTGGTGCTAATGGATATTCGCCATCCGCTGAAAGATCTTGATCAGCAAATGATTCAGTGGGCAGTCGATGTCGAGCTTCCAGTCTTAGTGCTGCTGACCAAAGCCGATAAGCTGGCTTCAGGCGCACGTAAGGCACAGTTGAATACGGTTCGCGAGGCTGTCTTGCCATTTATGGGTGATATTCAGGTCGAAGCGTTTTCGTCACTGAAAAAACTCGGCGTCGATAAACTACGGCAGAAATTGGATAACTGGTTCAGTACGCTGGAACACGCTGAAGAAGAACAAGAAGCAGAATAA
- the polA gene encoding DNA polymerase I has protein sequence MAQIAENPLILVDGSSYLYRAYHAFPPLTNSAGEATGAMYGVLNMLRSLLLQYQPSHVAVVFDAKGKTFRDELFENYKAHRPPMPEDLREQIEPLHSMVKAMGLPLLAVSGVEADDVIGTLAVQAEKAGKSVLISTGDKDMAQLVTPSVTLINTMNNTILGPQEVCDKYGIPPELIIDFLALMGDASDNIPGVPGVGEKTAQALLQGLGGLDALYANLDKIAELSFRGAKTMAPKLEQHKDVAYLSYQLATIKTDVELDLSSEQLTVNEPDVDELHRLFSRYEFKRWLSDVESGTWLEGKKSSQPVQAVSKAVVEQAAEEGDAPALSADGYVTILDEKTLLDWVERLKQADVFAFDTETDGLDTLTANLIGLSFAIKPGEAAYLPLAHDYLDAPEQLDRDKVLALFKPLLEDEKLLKVGQNLKFDKGMMQRYGIDLRGIAFDTMLESYVLDSVAGRHDMDSLAERYLNHKTITFEEIAGKGKNQLTFNQIALEQAGPYAAEDADVTLHLHQKLWGKLQPHADLCQVFQTIDMPLVPVLSRIERTGVLIDPAILAEHSKELTIRLAELETQAYELAGEEFNLSSTKQLQGILYEKQKLPILKKTPKGAPSTNEEVLAELALDYPLPKLILEYRGLAKLKSTYTDKLPLMINPATKRVHTSYHQAVTATGRLSSSDPNLQNIPVRNDEGRRIRQAFIAPKGYSIVAADYSQIELRIMAHLSGDKGLLNAFANGLDIHRATASEVFGTALDKVTSEQRRSAKAINFGLIYGMSAFGLSRQLNIPRSESQKYMNLYFERYPGVQDYMERTRQQAAEHGYVSTLDGRRLYLPDIHSRNAMARKGAERAAINAPMQGTAADIIKKAMIAIDDWLQKDAPQVKMIMQVHDELVFEIHDSVIEESISKIKALMEGCMQLNVPLQVDIGTGMNWDEAH, from the coding sequence ATGGCTCAGATTGCAGAAAACCCTTTAATACTGGTAGACGGTTCATCCTATTTGTATCGTGCTTATCACGCTTTTCCACCGCTAACAAACAGCGCGGGAGAAGCAACCGGTGCAATGTATGGCGTACTGAATATGCTACGCAGTTTGCTGCTGCAATATCAGCCCAGCCATGTTGCCGTTGTTTTTGATGCGAAAGGAAAAACGTTTCGCGATGAACTGTTCGAAAACTATAAGGCTCACCGACCACCGATGCCAGAGGATCTACGCGAACAGATAGAACCTTTGCATAGTATGGTGAAAGCGATGGGACTGCCGCTTTTGGCCGTTTCCGGCGTAGAAGCGGACGATGTGATTGGCACGCTCGCCGTTCAGGCGGAAAAAGCGGGTAAGTCGGTGCTGATTAGTACCGGCGATAAAGATATGGCACAGTTGGTGACGCCAAGCGTGACGCTCATTAATACCATGAATAACACGATTCTGGGCCCGCAAGAAGTGTGTGATAAATATGGTATTCCCCCTGAGTTGATTATCGATTTCCTAGCGCTGATGGGAGATGCATCGGATAACATTCCTGGCGTACCCGGCGTGGGTGAAAAAACGGCGCAGGCGCTATTGCAAGGTCTCGGTGGGTTGGATGCGCTGTATGCCAATCTGGATAAAATTGCCGAGCTTTCTTTCCGTGGTGCGAAAACCATGGCGCCGAAGCTGGAACAGCATAAAGATGTGGCCTACCTCTCTTATCAGCTTGCCACTATTAAAACGGATGTTGAGCTGGATCTCAGCAGCGAGCAGCTTACCGTTAATGAACCGGACGTGGATGAACTGCATCGTCTTTTTTCCCGTTATGAATTCAAACGCTGGTTATCAGATGTTGAATCTGGCACCTGGCTGGAAGGTAAAAAAAGTAGCCAGCCAGTTCAGGCTGTGAGCAAGGCTGTGGTCGAGCAGGCTGCTGAAGAGGGGGATGCTCCTGCGCTTTCTGCCGACGGTTATGTCACGATTCTTGATGAGAAAACGCTGCTCGATTGGGTTGAGCGTTTAAAACAGGCTGACGTTTTCGCTTTTGATACGGAAACCGACGGGCTGGATACGCTTACTGCTAACCTGATAGGTCTATCATTTGCGATTAAACCGGGTGAAGCGGCTTATTTGCCGTTGGCGCATGATTATCTGGATGCACCAGAACAGCTGGATCGCGACAAGGTTTTGGCTTTGTTCAAACCACTGTTGGAAGATGAGAAGCTGCTTAAGGTTGGTCAGAATCTCAAATTTGATAAAGGCATGATGCAGCGGTACGGCATCGATTTACGCGGTATCGCGTTTGATACCATGTTGGAATCCTACGTACTCGACAGCGTGGCCGGTCGCCACGATATGGATAGCCTGGCCGAACGTTATCTGAACCACAAAACCATTACCTTTGAAGAGATCGCGGGTAAGGGGAAAAATCAGCTGACGTTTAATCAGATCGCACTGGAACAGGCTGGGCCTTATGCGGCCGAGGATGCGGACGTCACGCTGCATCTGCACCAGAAACTGTGGGGGAAACTTCAGCCGCATGCAGACCTGTGTCAGGTCTTCCAGACTATCGATATGCCGCTGGTGCCAGTTTTATCCCGCATCGAACGTACTGGCGTGCTGATCGATCCCGCAATTCTGGCGGAGCACTCAAAAGAGCTGACAATCCGTTTGGCGGAGCTGGAAACACAAGCGTATGAGCTGGCGGGCGAAGAGTTCAATCTCTCATCGACCAAGCAGCTACAGGGCATTCTGTATGAAAAGCAAAAGCTGCCAATTCTGAAGAAAACGCCAAAAGGCGCACCGTCAACCAATGAGGAAGTGCTGGCTGAGCTGGCGCTGGATTACCCTCTGCCGAAGCTGATCCTGGAATATCGTGGGTTGGCCAAGCTGAAATCTACTTACACCGATAAGCTACCGCTGATGATCAATCCGGCGACGAAGCGCGTACATACGTCCTATCATCAGGCTGTTACTGCGACCGGGCGTTTGTCTTCCAGCGATCCGAACCTGCAAAATATCCCGGTGCGTAATGATGAAGGGCGCCGTATTCGTCAGGCATTTATCGCGCCGAAGGGCTACAGCATTGTGGCGGCGGACTATTCCCAAATCGAACTGCGTATCATGGCGCACCTATCGGGTGATAAAGGGCTGTTGAACGCATTCGCGAACGGGCTGGATATCCATCGGGCAACGGCGTCAGAAGTGTTTGGTACTGCGCTGGATAAGGTGACATCAGAACAGCGTCGCAGTGCGAAAGCGATCAACTTTGGTCTGATCTACGGTATGAGCGCGTTTGGTCTGTCGCGTCAGTTGAATATTCCCCGTAGCGAATCGCAGAAATACATGAACCTGTATTTTGAGCGTTACCCCGGTGTGCAGGATTACATGGAGCGAACGCGCCAACAGGCCGCGGAACATGGCTATGTGTCTACATTGGATGGTCGCCGCCTCTACCTGCCTGATATCCATTCTCGCAATGCGATGGCGCGTAAAGGTGCGGAGCGTGCGGCGATTAACGCCCCGATGCAGGGCACTGCTGCTGATATTATTAAGAAAGCGATGATCGCGATTGACGACTGGCTACAGAAAGATGCGCCGCAGGTGAAGATGATCATGCAGGTTCACGATGAGCTGGTTTTCGAGATCCACGATTCGGTTATTGAAGAATCAATCAGTAAAATCAAAGCATTAATGGAAGGTTGTATGCAACTGAATGTCCCGTTACAGGTTGATATCGGTACGGGCATGAACTGGGATGAAGCACATTAA
- the dsbA gene encoding thiol:disulfide interchange protein DsbA gives MKKLWLVLAGIVFAFSASAADFSDGKQYVTLDKPATQSPQVLEFFSFYCPHCYQFSQVYHIPDAIQKSLPTDAKLTKYHVDFLGPLGKDLTQAWAVAIALGVEDKVSTLMFDAVQKTQTVKQPQDIRQVFVAAGVKAEDYDSALNSFVVKSLVAQQEKAAADLQLRGVPAVFVNGKYMIKSDGLDTSSMDNYAKQYADVVNFLLTKK, from the coding sequence ATGAAGAAATTATGGCTTGTGCTGGCTGGCATTGTGTTTGCGTTTAGTGCGTCTGCTGCTGATTTTTCTGATGGTAAGCAGTATGTTACGCTGGATAAACCTGCTACTCAATCCCCTCAGGTGTTGGAGTTCTTCTCATTCTATTGTCCACATTGTTACCAGTTCTCTCAGGTTTACCATATTCCTGATGCTATTCAGAAATCCCTTCCGACTGATGCTAAATTAACAAAGTACCATGTCGATTTTCTGGGGCCATTAGGTAAGGACTTGACTCAGGCTTGGGCGGTGGCAATTGCCTTGGGAGTAGAAGACAAAGTCTCCACACTGATGTTTGATGCTGTCCAAAAAACTCAGACGGTGAAACAACCTCAAGACATTCGTCAGGTTTTTGTCGCTGCGGGTGTAAAAGCGGAAGACTACGACAGTGCATTGAATAGTTTTGTGGTGAAATCTCTGGTTGCACAACAGGAAAAAGCGGCTGCCGATTTGCAACTGCGAGGTGTTCCGGCTGTGTTCGTGAACGGCAAATACATGATAAAAAGCGATGGCCTTGATACCAGTTCAATGGATAATTATGCCAAACAGTACGCTGACGTTGTGAATTTCCTCCTTACTAAAAAGTAA
- a CDS encoding serine/threonine protein kinase, with translation MNSSVFNFQTLFPELIMDALLNVGLRVDSGLTALNSYENRVYQFTDEDRKRFVVKFYRPERWITAQIQEEHIFAQQLAEDEVPVVAPVLLNGQTLNVYEGFHFAVFPSVGGRQYEMDNEDQLEWVGRFLGRIHQTGQKALFAERPTIGVNEYLHEPYRLLETCPLIPQIHRHDFLQATRQLIDTVETYWHSDWRPLRLHGDCHPGNILWRDGPLFVDLDDARNGPAIQDLWMLLHGDRREQRIQLDILLEAYSEFAEFQEKELALIEPLRAMRQIYYLAWVARRWEDPAFPKNFPWMTDADFWLKQTAIFIGQTQLLQEPPLQLMPMY, from the coding sequence ATGAATAGTTCAGTCTTTAATTTCCAGACGCTGTTCCCTGAGCTGATCATGGATGCCTTGCTGAACGTTGGGCTGCGCGTTGATTCCGGCCTGACGGCGCTAAACAGCTATGAAAATCGGGTGTATCAGTTTACGGATGAAGATCGTAAACGCTTTGTGGTGAAATTTTATCGCCCGGAACGGTGGATCACGGCACAGATTCAGGAAGAGCATATTTTTGCCCAGCAGTTGGCAGAAGATGAAGTCCCTGTTGTCGCGCCCGTTTTGCTTAATGGACAGACACTGAATGTCTATGAAGGCTTTCATTTTGCCGTATTCCCCAGTGTGGGGGGGCGGCAGTATGAAATGGATAATGAAGATCAGCTAGAGTGGGTCGGTCGTTTTCTTGGCCGGATTCACCAAACGGGGCAGAAAGCGTTATTCGCCGAGCGTCCGACGATTGGGGTAAATGAATATCTGCATGAGCCTTATCGGTTGTTGGAAACATGTCCGTTAATACCGCAAATACATCGACATGATTTTTTACAGGCAACCCGTCAACTGATTGATACAGTTGAAACTTATTGGCACAGCGACTGGCGGCCACTGCGTTTGCATGGAGATTGTCACCCTGGCAATATTTTGTGGCGTGATGGCCCGCTATTTGTAGATTTGGATGATGCCCGCAATGGCCCGGCAATACAGGATTTATGGATGTTGTTGCACGGTGACCGACGTGAACAACGTATTCAACTGGATATTTTGTTAGAGGCCTATAGCGAATTTGCGGAGTTTCAGGAGAAAGAGCTCGCACTGATCGAACCGCTTCGTGCGATGCGACAGATTTATTATTTAGCTTGGGTGGCTCGTCGCTGGGAAGACCCAGCTTTTCCGAAAAATTTCCCCTGGATGACGGATGCTGATTTTTGGTTGAAGCAAACGGCAATATTTATTGGGCAAACTCAGCTGTTACAGGAACCTCCTCTGCAGCTAATGCCAATGTACTGA
- a CDS encoding YihD family protein, with protein sequence MKCHRVNELIELLHSAWQKEPDLNLVQFLQNLAQEAGFEGQLNELTDDILIYHLKMRDADKEQVIPGLKKDYEEDFKTALLRARGVIKD encoded by the coding sequence ATGAAATGTCATCGCGTTAATGAGTTGATTGAACTGCTGCACTCAGCCTGGCAAAAAGAACCCGATTTAAATCTTGTGCAATTTTTACAAAACCTTGCACAGGAGGCGGGGTTCGAGGGGCAGTTAAATGAACTGACTGATGATATCCTTATTTACCATCTAAAAATGCGTGATGCAGATAAAGAACAAGTCATTCCCGGTTTGAAGAAAGACTATGAAGAGGACTTCAAGACCGCTTTGCTTCGTGCCCGGGGAGTTATTAAAGACTAG
- the mobA gene encoding molybdenum cofactor guanylyltransferase MobA → MITGVILAGGRATRMGGHDKGLVALNGKPLYLHVLSRLRAQVDEVIISANRNQAVYAQSGCRIISDADTRFLGPLAGILSGLHAATSEWVVFVPCDVPAFPLDLVHRLWQKRGEENAAYATDGERPHPTLLLINKNLIEPLETYLHLGNRKLMLFMEQVGAKAVSFNEQPEAFHNLNSPEDLSNWEDQRSGF, encoded by the coding sequence ATGATTACAGGGGTTATTCTCGCAGGCGGACGGGCAACGCGTATGGGCGGACACGATAAGGGTCTGGTAGCACTGAACGGTAAGCCGCTATATCTACACGTTCTATCTCGGCTTAGAGCGCAGGTCGATGAGGTTATTATCAGTGCCAACCGCAATCAGGCTGTGTATGCGCAAAGTGGATGCCGCATTATTAGCGATGCTGATACGCGTTTTTTAGGCCCGCTGGCGGGCATTCTAAGTGGACTACATGCCGCCACGTCTGAATGGGTGGTGTTCGTCCCCTGCGATGTCCCTGCCTTCCCCCTCGATCTGGTGCATCGCTTGTGGCAAAAACGGGGGGAAGAAAATGCGGCTTATGCCACTGACGGAGAGCGTCCACATCCCACATTACTCTTAATTAATAAAAATCTTATTGAACCACTAGAGACCTATCTACATCTCGGAAATCGTAAGCTGATGCTATTTATGGAACAGGTTGGAGCAAAAGCCGTTTCATTTAACGAACAGCCTGAAGCGTTTCACAATCTGAACTCACCTGAAGATTTATCTAATTGGGAGGATCAACGCAGTGGGTTCTAA
- the mobB gene encoding molybdopterin-guanine dinucleotide biosynthesis protein MobB — protein sequence MGSNHLPLLAVAAYSGTGKTTLLKYVIPLLMNHGVRVGLIKHTHHQMDIDTPGKDSYELRKAGAAQTIVASNQRWALMTETPEQEEPNIYNLVEKMDASTLDLVLVEGFKHEKIAKIALFRQSLGRELSDLIDEYVIAIAADTEIRTILPVLDINQPEQVADFIHQWLKNGSSRLSVNQ from the coding sequence GTGGGTTCTAATCATCTCCCTTTACTCGCTGTCGCCGCTTATAGCGGTACAGGTAAAACAACGTTACTTAAATACGTCATTCCTCTGCTGATGAATCATGGTGTTAGAGTCGGGTTAATTAAACATACGCACCACCAAATGGACATTGATACACCAGGCAAAGACAGCTATGAATTGCGTAAAGCTGGCGCGGCGCAAACCATCGTTGCCAGCAATCAAAGGTGGGCATTAATGACGGAGACCCCAGAGCAGGAAGAGCCAAATATTTACAATCTGGTAGAGAAAATGGATGCCTCGACTCTCGACCTAGTGCTGGTTGAGGGCTTTAAACATGAAAAGATCGCTAAAATAGCCCTATTTCGCCAATCGTTGGGCAGAGAATTAAGTGATTTGATCGATGAATATGTTATCGCTATTGCGGCAGATACCGAGATACGCACCATACTTCCGGTGCTTGATATCAATCAGCCTGAGCAAGTTGCTGATTTTATTCACCAATGGCTTAAAAATGGTTCATCGCGCTTAAGCGTGAACCAATAG
- a CDS encoding ISL3 family transposase, with amino-acid sequence MNANLSSLFWEGFTVDSFSHSSSDALLITLRPDPRFAPQCRRCGRRDCAVHDVSVRQVRERDLLHWRVTLLVPVRRLRCACCGVATERISWLPERQRYTSTLSVWVESLSRLLPVKHVAQLTGLHWHTIKNIDLRRLRRELQEPERHTLRRLIMDEFALFKGHRYATVVVDADTQQVLWVGEGRSRAAFRPFFTWLGPEGCAAIESVAMDMNTALDLEVREQCPQAEVVYDLFHVVAKFGREVIDRVRVDQANQLRDNAKARKVIKRSRWLLLRNAENLPAGHDVKLAELLEANQPLNTVYVMKTALKELWYAPDKEVARHRWDEWYRQSQESDIKALQQFADKLKGYVSGIIASAEHRLNTSVLEGMNNKIKVLKRMAYGYRDNDYFFLKIKAAFPGKAR; translated from the coding sequence ATGAATGCTAACCTCTCTTCCCTTTTCTGGGAAGGCTTTACCGTTGACTCCTTTTCCCATTCCTCATCTGATGCGCTGCTTATTACGCTTCGCCCAGACCCCCGTTTTGCACCCCAGTGCCGCCGATGTGGCCGAAGAGACTGTGCCGTTCATGATGTCTCTGTACGTCAGGTTCGTGAGCGGGATTTGCTGCACTGGCGCGTCACCCTTCTGGTTCCTGTTCGTCGTCTTCGCTGCGCCTGCTGCGGTGTTGCCACCGAACGTATCTCCTGGTTGCCTGAGAGGCAGCGTTACACCTCTACATTATCCGTCTGGGTTGAGTCTCTTAGCCGTCTACTCCCCGTGAAGCACGTAGCACAGCTGACAGGCCTGCACTGGCACACCATCAAGAATATCGACCTCCGCCGTTTGCGTCGGGAATTGCAGGAGCCAGAGCGACATACACTTCGCCGCCTGATAATGGATGAGTTCGCCCTGTTTAAAGGTCATCGCTATGCCACTGTGGTCGTGGACGCTGATACGCAGCAGGTGCTGTGGGTCGGGGAAGGTCGCAGCCGCGCGGCCTTCCGCCCGTTCTTCACCTGGCTGGGACCGGAAGGCTGCGCGGCTATCGAGTCTGTCGCAATGGACATGAACACGGCGCTGGACCTTGAAGTCAGGGAGCAATGCCCACAGGCGGAAGTGGTCTATGACTTGTTCCACGTGGTGGCGAAGTTCGGTCGCGAGGTCATCGACAGGGTGCGGGTTGACCAGGCGAATCAGCTACGTGACAACGCGAAAGCCCGGAAGGTTATCAAGCGCAGCCGCTGGCTGTTGCTGCGTAACGCTGAAAATCTGCCAGCAGGTCATGATGTAAAGCTGGCAGAGTTGCTGGAGGCCAACCAGCCGCTGAACACCGTGTACGTGATGAAAACTGCGCTGAAAGAGCTGTGGTATGCGCCGGATAAGGAGGTGGCCCGGCATCGCTGGGATGAATGGTACAGGCAGTCTCAGGAGAGCGATATAAAAGCGCTGCAGCAGTTCGCAGATAAGCTCAAGGGCTACGTGAGCGGGATAATCGCCAGTGCTGAACATCGTCTGAATACGAGTGTGCTGGAGGGGATGAATAACAAAATCAAGGTACTAAAGCGAATGGCTTATGGATACCGGGATAACGACTACTTCTTCCTGAAAATTAAAGCAGCGTTCCCCGGTAAAGCGCGATGA